GAGTGATTTAACAGTGTATTAACACcctttgtgttttatttagATATCAATGAGTGTGACACTGGTTCTCACTGTTGTCACCAAGACTGTTACAACTACCCTGGGGGCTACGAGTGCTCCTGCCATGCTGGGTACAGGCTGAGCACGGATGGCTGTGGGTGTGATGGTGAGTACCAGCCTCTCACTGGGCTCCAAGCAAACCCTCTCTGCTGAGACACTGACTAATgaagcttttaattaaaagaacaaGAAATTGTCCTACCTGGTTGCGAGCAGCCAGGCGTTTCTTCCAGCTTCTCCCAGCCCATACCAGTTTCCCTGCCAGCTCTCTGATGAGTCACTTTCTTAGGAGGAAGAATGTAGGGAAAAATCCCCCTAATAAGTTGTTCTCACTACCAGAACTCTCAAGGACATTTCACAGGGGAAGAGCCAAACTCACCCCCCTGTTTCTACAAAATTAGTGTAGATGGCAACTGAAATGGAGCACATTTTATGTTGAAACCCAGATATCCCTAATCCCTGAAGTGGTTTCATTCCATTTTTAGAGTCGATGGCTTCACATACTTAGCAGAGAGGATGCCATCAGCCTGCTCACTGCTGCATGGCCAGATGCATGTCTGTGCCCCTGTCCTGCACAGGAGGACTGCTCCCGTTACACCGGAGTCTCCCATGTTTTGTAGATGTGGATGAGTGCTCTTCAAACAACGGAGGGTGTGAACACATGTGCCAGAACCAGCCAGGGTCCTTCCAGTGTGGCTGTGAGATTGGACACAAGCTGGACGAAGACCGAAGGAGCTGCATCTGTAAGTGCCTTGTCCGTGGGGCCATGGGCACCTTCCCTCTGCCACCCGGCCGAGCCAGGACCGCATGGCCTGGAGCTCCTTAGCCCTGcacctccccttttccagcccTGGAGGACACTGTGGAAGCTCTGGATGGTCGGCGCCCCGTTATCCGCCCGATCCCTCACGTCGCCATCCTGCGAGATGAATTCACCCAGCTCTTCAACGACGACtacgaggaggaggaggaggaagagatggAAGCAAGAGGGGAGCACACGCTTTCAGAGAAATTCGGTGGGCATTTTTGGGCAGCAGGGGCCAGTGCCATGCTTGGAACTCTTCAGAGTTTATTTGTGTTGGGTGAACACACCCCAAGACCTGCTGAGGCCACCTCGGGAGGTTCTCACCCACGGTGCCTCTCGTTGCAGTTTGCCTGGAGCGCACGTTTGGCCCCGACTGCAGCCTGACCTGCGAGGACTGTGCCAACGGAGCCGCCTGCAACACCGAGGGCACCGGCTGTGACTGCCCGGCGGGCTGGACGGGCACCCTCTGCAACCAGAGTGAGTGGTGTTGGAGGGGCGAGGGAACCGCattccccctgccctgggtgtgccgtgggggcagccctggggggctgggacagccctgggggctgcagcCGCTGGCTGAGCCCAgtctgcctctccctgcccagcttGCCCGGCCGGCACCTTCGGCAGcaactgcagccagagctgccgCTGCCAGAACGGCGGCTCCTGCGACCCCACCACCGGCGCCTGCCGCTGCCCGCCCGGCGTGGCCGGGGAGCTCTGCCAGGACGGTAAGCACAGCGCTCGTGGGGGGTCTCACCTCGCTGCCAAAAGGCAGGATGGCACCTCTGTGGGGCCCCGAAGTCACACACCAAACCCGGGACCCTCCCCggcagttttcttttctccctgcaATGCTTTTCCATAAGGCAAAGTTCCCGGGGTGCCAGCTGTGAGTGCTGCTCCACAGCTGGTGGAGGTGGTTCTTTTCTGGTTCTCTCAGTGTGTTAGCAGAGGGTTTGCCATCACTTGGTAAATGGCTGTTCTGACCATCTCTGATGCCAGTCTCAGATGTCCCAGTTGTGCTTCTCTGAAGCCTGAAAGAGTTTCCCACAGGATACCCTATGCTGGTCCCCTTGTAGCTGTTCACTGACAGCATCTTTCAACACTCTTGTTGAACCATCCCAGTGTGAGCTGCTCCaacacatccctgctccatGTGACTCTGTGGGTCACTGAGTTTTGTGtggaaaaatgtcattttagtAAGGAAAAAGTGGTAAAGGAGACTCTTCACCCTCAGAGCAGTGCTCTGGGCACTGTGCTTGTCTTTACACTGGAAGACCTTTGCGGTCCCTGTTCGCTACTCGGTGGTGACTGGGGGCCAACATCTGTATTTCATGGGACATTCAGGGGCAGACATAGAAAAGAATGTCAAAACCACAATTTCCATTGTAAATTTCCATGGAAACCATGGAAACCCGAAGCCCTGAAAAGCTGTGATGACAGTAGTTACCCACAGTACCCAAAGGAGGTGTCACTGCTGGTGGGGTTCGTTTCTCGCTCCCAAAGGGTTAAAATCTGGGGGACATAATCTAAAAACCCAGAAAGAGGGAGACAATCAGAGATGCAGACAAAAGGACTTCAGTCACATGTTGGGAGCATATGGGAACTATTActgaaggagagggaagcagaatGTAAATGAACACGAGGTACCCCaacctttcctttctgaaggAAGGGGGTGATTGAGGGGGACAGAGAAAACAGGaaggtaaaattaaaataaacgATGCAGAATTGCTCTGTTGTCCCAGGGTGgcatttcctctgctcctctgtttGTAGGGAGAAGGCACATgctgctgggcagctgctggcCAGAGTCTTCCGCTGACACAGCCTGTCTGCCATGTGCTTCCAATATCCAGATCTTTTGcataacagagaaaaaataataattttattcccTTAATAGTGCAAATATCACTGTGGCTTATCAATAGGAGCAACCTCATGGGTTACTTTCTCACACAGAAAAGCCTTGACCCCTCTGAGCCCTGTGGGTGGGTTATTtctggcccagcagcacagTAACTGCTGAGTGCAGAGCTGATGGGTGCCCTGGAAGCAATGCAGGGACTGGCAGCAAGTGGCATCCCCTGTGACACTGCACAGGGCCAGCTGGTTTTGAGCAGATACAGGGAATCTGGTCGTCTCACCCTGCCTGCATCCCTTGCCCTGGTGCATCCCTGGCCTCACACAGCTCTGGTTCTGGTGTGTTTTTCTACTGGAAGCCAAATGTCCATCTGAAACTGGCTCATCTTCCCAGGAAATCTCTCTCTATTACTAGGGTGCCCTAAAGGATTTTTTGGGAAACAATGCAGGAAAAAGTGCAACTGTGCCAACCGGGGTCGCTGCCATCGGATTTACGGAGCCTGCCTGTGCGATCCTGGCTTGTACGGCCGGTACTGCCACTTGGGTAAGGCTGTCCTCATCCTCGCTGtcctccatcccagccttcctgggCGCCCTCCCTGGGAAGGGCCGTCCCTGGGAGGCGGTTTCTGTGCCTTGCCCTGGGTCTCTGACCggcttttccctccctccagcctgtcccaggTGGGCGTTCGGCGCGGGCTGCTCGGAGGAGTGCCGGTGTGTGCAGCCCCACACGCGGGACTGCGACAGGAGGGACGGCTCCTGCCACTGCAAGCCCGGCTATCGTGGCGAGCGCTGTGAGACCAGTGAGTGCCCCGGGGTGTTCCTGGAGcatcccccttcctcctcccgcAGCCTCTTGCTCCCgcatttgtttttttgggggaaaagcTCTGCTTGCTTTCCGCCCTCCCGGGCTGTCTCACCTCTCGTTCCCTTGGGAGCACACCTTGCTCACACTTGGTCACGTCCAGCTGTCACCAGGACCTGTGTGGGGTGGGGACACCTGTAACTGCTGGTGGTGGAGCTCAGGAGGGTGCTCAGcacctggggctgcagctctgcccggGCAAGGAGTAATTCCAGACCTTTCTCTTGAACTGTGGCTGCTCGCAGGCTGTGACCCTGGCTACTATGGGGATGGCTGCAAGAAGAAGTGTGGCTGCTCCCCAGGAGTGTCCTGTGACCCTGTCACTGGAGAGTGCCAGAAGGAGTGTCCCCCAGGGTACCATGGGGAGAACTGTGACCAAGGTAAGGCAGGGCCatgcagggcagctctgcacaTGGGGTTTTAGAGTGCTTGACTTTGTTCAGACAAAGGTGCTTTGAGTGAACCTAAAGGCAGTGAGTCATTGGCACGAGGTGATTACAAAACATGAACACAGTGCTTGGAAAAGAATGACTTTTGCCAAccacagagaggagcagagattGAAAAATCAACCTCCTCCTGCTCTTGTGGGGCTGGATCCTCCTGAATCCACTTCAGCTGGTTGGGTCccacagaaaatgcaaaaagttGGACTCTCGAAGTCCACACTTGAAGACAGATTGCAGTAGAAGACACTGCATGGAGAGGCTGGTGGTGGCCAGAATCTGGATTTGGATTCAAACATCTTGGGAGTTGCTGCACTAACTGCTGTTTAACCAAACACTCCATCACCCCAGCCCAGAAATCAGAACTGTGAGCCTCATTAATCTGCCAGCACAGGGTGATGGTGCAGAGCCCCATCTCCCACAGAACATGGGCTGTTGGTCAGAACGAGAGCTGCAAACAGTCACAAAAATCCCAATGCAAGTGCTACCAGAGCTCCAtaggaggagagaaggcagcagctcctgcagggctgtgtccctggcAGGGTCTGGCAGCCCTGAGCCCCCTGTGGTGGGACACTGTGGCCCCCggagcccccggagcccccagagcccccGGCGCCTTGGCGGGCTGGGCGCTCCCGCttgggatatttttaaaaagagtaagAAAGGAGCTAAAGCCTGTAGGGGGGAGTCACAGGAAATAACACAAATATTTGTATAGAAATAGTAGGCTGTTGGCTGTTGTTGGGATCTGGAAATTATTAAAGGGTGAAGACAAACATCTGCCATCAATTAGCAAAGAGGAGGAATAACAAAACCTCCACTGTGTCACTGGAAGTCGAGGCGCTGGTGTGCGTTTCCTCCCTGGTTTGTGCCGGTGTGTTTGCCTCTGCTGAAGCCTTACAGAACATTGGCTTTGGTGAGAGTGGAGCTCTTGGGGGAGCCTCAGAGAGGACTGAAGGATCTTTGGGTCTGAGCCCCTCGGTCTGCACGTCACTACCTGGCTGCTAAATTGTGTCACGGGACacaagagggaaggaaaagtgCCTATTCCTCATATGGATGAGGATGctccttcttctttcctttacaTCAGTGTCCTGCTGCAAACCTGGCTACCTCTGGTGCCCAGATCCTGTAGACATTCAGGTGGGGAGGTAAAAGCCCTCACAGGATCTTACAAAAGTCAGAGGTGGTTCAGTTTGGGGCTCCCCTCTCCATGTTCTGCACCCCAGCCCAGAGAGAACAGAGTGGCTTGGGAAGTCATTATTTTGCAGAGTCCTGTCCACAGATTGGAGACCTCCAAGATTGtcaagtccagcctttgaccGAGCCCCACCATGCCCACTAAATCACGGGGACGGTCCTCCCTGGCAGTGTGGGAACCTCTCACAGCTGGGCTATTCCCTGCAGACTCCTTCGAGCTGTGGGGCCGGGTTGGTAAAAACCTCTGGGGCATCTCGGGTGGGGGGGGCAGTTCTCACCCTGCTGTTCTCCCTGCAGAGTGCCCCCAGGGGACGTTTGGGGCGGGCTGCAGGTGGCCCTGTGCCTGTGGAGGAGCTCCCTGTGACCAGAGCACGGGGCAGTGCCACTGCCCGCCCGGCTGGATGGGACACGACTGCGGCCAAGGTGAGCAGAGCGGACGTGCTGAGGGAGGGATTCAGGTGTAGAGCTGATATTTTGCTTCTGCTAAAGTTAGTTTCAAAAATACGCAGTGCAATTAGAATAATCTTCATGGAAAATTAGAGAAAGTGCAGCTTTTGATGGTAAGTTCTAAACAACAGCCTGGACCAGCTCTGCTCCGCTGTCGAAGCCGAGGGAAGCACAATGAAAAGGATGAAGATATTTTCAGTTGTTGCAGTCCTTAACATAGGAGAGGAATCTTCCTTTACCAATGTGTGTTTTTAATTGCCTTCACCAGATTACTCCTTAGCTGCTGGAAAACTAGAGAATccaaaattaaaagctttttcatGATTGTACATTATTACAGCAGCTGGAAGGCATTAGTCACATATAGATGTCCTGCTCCGAAGGGTTTGGCTGAGCAGTAAAACCACACGTGCACAGTGCTTACCATACATTTCgagctgcctttttttccaggcCCTGGAGCAGCTTAGGAGCAGTTGGAGAAGGATTCTTGCCCTGGTTTTAGCAGTTCTTAGCCTtttgctcctcctgtgcagctcaCAGCAGGTCTGGGAGCACTGACGTGCTGTCCATGGTGtgacagcagctgcagggacccTGTGCCAGCAACACCATTTCCCAGAGAGAAGCCCTTGGAGCTCCCCACGAGTGGATGCAAATCCAAAATTGGGATGGAAGTCCTGGAGTGAGCTCAGAATAGCACTTACCAAGGGCTTGCACACTGTTTGTGGAACAAGCAAAGCCACACTGCGCTCGCTGGTAGCCATGTGTTACTGAACAAAAGTCCATGTCTTGCgtgaaggagaaaggaaaccCAGAAAACCCAGAAAACAGCCCCCACCTGGGCTCTTATCCTAATGCTCCCCTCTCTCTGCCCGTGCTCCAGCCTGCCCTGAGGGTCACTGGGGGCCGGGCTGCCAGGAGATCTGCCCCGACTGCGCCAACGCCGCCCGCTGTGACCCCGCCACAGGAGCCTGTGTGTGCCCGCCCGGCTACACTGGCCAGCGCTGCCAGGACGGTGAGTGTGGGCTGCAGCAGGTCCCTCAGCTGGGATGTCCATCTCCAGCTGCGATGAGGGCTATTTCGGTGGACCTGGAGCACCTGCTCCAGCGAGCAGAGCACCCAGCAATGGACTGGGCACTGCCACGCTCAGCAGAGCAGGCTGAGCACTGGGCACATCTCTGTCACCTCATTCCTTGGGGCACGGGCCCCAAGGCTTCCCTTAAGGTCCCTCTAGTCCCATCTCCACAGGGGTTCTTTCTACATCAGCAGAAAGGGAGGCAGATGAGTCCCCTGTCctgtccagcccagagctgagcaCCCGTGCTCAGAGTGCCAGTGTCAGTGCCTGCGGCTCTGCCCAAGCACCACGGTGCCCTCAGGTCTGTCAGGATGGGGTTCCAGCAGCCATCTGCACTCAGTCCCTGTTTCCCTTGGCAGTGTGTCCTCCAGGCTGGTTTGGCTCTGACtgccagctgagctgcagctgtgggaaCGAGGGACATTGTCATCCAGTGACGGGGATGTGCAGCTGCCCACCTGGCTGGATGGGGCACAACTGTCAGAGAGGTACAGCATCACTCCTGGACCACACTGACCTGCTGTGCCAATCTGTGTTGTCATTGCTCTATTCTCATCCttgtgctctgcctctgccagggAAATCTCTCTGgaatcctttccttttctctgctctgtccaGCTGGTGCCTCTGGCCTTTGTGCAGGAGGCCAGTTGGCAGAGTGAATTCACATCAAATGTGAGCCAACGTAGCACCCGCCCTCGCTGTCCCCCTGGGCTCTCTGCCCAGGGACCTCCAGCTGTTTGTGCCCAAGGGAACGTTGTGAGGGACGGGAAGGCAGTGCTGTGCCCACTCTGTGCTCTCGTGGGGGCCGAGCAGGTGGGGCACACAAGTGATGGGGTCCCTCCTGTGTTCCAGCCTGTGACGTGGGGCGCTGGGGCCCCGACTGTGCCCACACCTGCAACTGCAGCAACAGTGATGGCAGCTGCAGCGCCGAGACCGGGCAGTGCCTCTGCGACGCCGGGTACACGGGCGGCCACTGCGAGCACAGTGAGTGCTGCCCCTGCGCCCTTACACccagccagctgctgcagatgtgctccagGGACAGGCATTGGTCCACCCCAGTCCCCATGCCCGGGCTGTGATGCCCTCCCAGTCCTGATGCCAGACTGGCTCTGTGCTGAGGGTGGTGGGGTGATGTGGGTACATATCTGTAAGGGGCAGGGTAGAACCCGCTGGTCGTTGTAAAAAAGCAGCTGCCAGATACTCTTACTCCGTTCAGAACCTGGTCCCCTGCCCTAGCATAGCTTCCCTGGGACCCTGGAAAGGACAGGCTCCTCAGTctcatttccttctgctttccagAGTGCCCAGAAGGATGGTTTGGGCTGAGCTGTCGGCACCAGTGTCAGTGTGAGAACGGGGCAGCCTGTGACCATGTCAGCGGGGcctgcacttgcagcccaggctggagaGGAACATTCTGTGAGCACAGTGAGTACCTGCACCTGGGGACCACAGCCCACACCTCCATCCCACAGGGTTGGTGCTCCCTGTCTGACTTTACTATCCTGTTACAGCAAAGGGAATCCATCAGGATGGTCATGGGGTGAACCACATGTCCTTaagctgctgtctctgcttttAATTCTGGAGGGAAAATggctagggaaaaaaaaaaaaaaaactaacaaaatgaaaaaaggaggGAATGCAGTGGATGCACAGCTGCCCTGGTCCCTGTGTGTACATGTTGCACACAGGATCTTGGAACAGCCTCTTGGAAGGGTCCCTGGTGCAGGGATCCCACGACCAGCCTGTACAGTCTCTTGGTGGTCAGGAACCTCATGGCATTCGTCTCCTGATCCACCACAGCTCTGTCCTGTACCTGGAATGTCCAGAGTGGATATAGATCTAATATCTGCTGCCCTGGATGGAGCCAGGAGGGAGCCCTTCACAGTGACCATCACACCAGTGCAGCCTTATATCAGCCAAAAGGCCGCCAAGAAGCACCTTTTCTGCGGGGAGGTTTCCAGCTCTCTATAGTCGTTTTGTGAggatttctcctttgttttccacAGCCTGTCCCGATGGATTTTACGGACTGGAGTGTCGGCAGAGCTGTGACTGCCTGAACGGTGCCCACTGTGACCCTGTGACGGGCCAGTGCCAGTGTCCCCCCGGCTGGACCGGCCCCCGCTGTGGCCAGGGTGGGTGTCTGCGGCCAGGCAccccctctgtgctggggtgggatggagagaggcagagctgccctccACGGGCACTCTGGAGCCAGTGCTGTGCCTTTGCTGCCAGGTCATGGGAACCAGAGGTTTGGGTGACCGTTCCCCATCTGTGATTTTCTCTGGGTGCAGTTTAATTCTGCATGGCAGAGGAGTATTTGGATTCAGACTGGGAGGCTCTGGCTGAGCACACTGTGGTTGGATGCAATGAGGGCTTGGGCATTCAGCAAAACTACTTCTAAATAGATTAAAAGGATGTAACTCTGATGATAACAGTGTCAGGGTGTCATCGCCTGTAGGACACATTAGTTCTCCTTAGCACCATAAGACCACCTCACACAGCAGCCGAGCACCAGCGCTGGgtcctctcccagcccctgggatgGTTGGCAGGAGCTTGGCTGCTGTAATTCCCACCTGCTGCCTCACagtcctgcctgctctgctccccctcaGCGTGCCAGGAGAACAGGTATGGCCAGAACTGCAGCCAGACCTGCCACTGCTTCAACAATGCCACCTGCAGCCACGTCAGCGGCCGCTGCCTCTGCGCTGCCGGCTGGATGGGACCCACGTGCCAGCAAGGTAATGCTTCCCAACCCAGCCTCTTCCCCTGCCAGCCTGTGTAGGGATGCCATTCCCTGGGGTGGGTGGAGTGCCATTCCTGGGGTGGAATGCCACTGCCTCTTGCCAAATGTCATCCTGTGGGCAGCTGAGCAGCCTCAGGGGGGTCATGGGCTCCTCTCACTGCAGCAATAACGGTGTTGGTTTGTACCAGGCCATCCACccatggctctggcagctgctgcagtgttCTGCCTGCCTTGAGCTGTGCCCTGACTGGCATGTTTgtcctccttttccctcagcCTGCCCGGCGGGTTCCTTTGGGAAGAACTGCCTCCAGCGCTGCCTCTGCCAGAACGGCGGCACGTGTGACCCGGCCACGGGGGTCTGTACTTGCCCCACGGGCTGGACCGGGCTGGCCTGCGAGCTGGGTGAGGAGCAGCCAGGAAATCAGCCCCGGGGCAAACGTGTCCTGGTCTGGGCTGGTTTTGCTCCGAGGGCCAGGGGTGGGGTGCAAGGGGCTGGCGGTGCGTGTGAGTGGGGTGGTGGGTGCTGGAGCGGTGGGAGCTGGGGCGGTGGGTACAGGACAGTGTCTCACCCTgtgcccctgtgccagcctgtgcCCAGGGCCAGCACGGGGCCGACTGCCAGCAGCGCTGTGAGTGCCAGCACGGGGGGCTGTGTGAGCGCCGGACGGGgcagtgcctctgccagcccgGCTGGACGGGGGACAAGTGCGAGAGCCGTAAGTGGGGACGGGGGGCCTGGCCGTGGGCATCGACGGCTGTGTCGGCACCCAgtgctgcacagggagggtcTGGGGGCCAGGAAGGGCTTAAGCAAAGACATAAAATTCCAAtttcagcactgcagagagctgTCAGGTGCCCTGGTTTTGCCCGCTACTGTGCTTTCTCCttccatggaatcacagagcggttggggttggaagggaccttaaagatcctccAGTTCCAACCCTGTCTAGTTCCTTTCCTCTGGAGGCTGTCCTGAAAGTGGTGGTGCACACACAGAGGCTGCACAGCAGCTggtgggagagggatggggTTCCCAAGGGCCCAGACCCCCAGGCATCAGTTCCAAGTGGGGCTGAAGGCAGGACAACAATCCTCCGTGGTGAAACCTAAGTGCCAAGTGAGGATCTTCCTCTCTCCCATTTATTATAAGGGCAACAGAGGATCATTTCCTTTCCATTCTTCCTTCCATGTGTCCCTGTTTCACACTGACCCTCAGGGCCTGGCTTTGGTCCCAAGTCCCAGTAGATCATTACATCAGTCCCTCGGTGGTTCCCGTGCCTGCTGTATCCCTAGAGGTGACACACACCCCCTGGCAATCCCCTTCCAATGAGGAAGTGTTGAAAAGGCTCTTGGCCTTCAGAGCAGCAACAGGGACTTCATCACGTATCAGCACACCAAGAACACGCCCACAAGCTTCTTCCCTTTCAGGAGTCACGATATCTCTTGGCACATCCTTATATCTGGGTGTAAAGTTCGGTGCCAGCACTTGCCAGCTGAAgtctggcacaagggagctgCCACCAGCCACTCTCAGGTTTCTTTCTGGGAATGTTTTTCCCATCAGGAGGCTGGAAACAGCTTGCCTGACAGCTGAGGCTTGGCCACACAACTCACCTCACTGGATCCTGCCACATCCCAAGGCACAGTGTCCCCTCCCAGCGTCCCCACACCTACAGCCCCCAGCAGCAAGGTCCCTCAGCACCAGGCAGTGATAAGCAGTTCTAGAATTTCTTTCAatataaattaatgaaaaaacccaccccagaTGAAGAAATtatatcaatttttaaaaaacccaagctGGAGTCCTGTCCTTGTCCAAGGCTGTATTTCAAGCTGCCTGTGTGAGCACACAGTGAGGTGTGTGCCTACAGACACTGCTGGCAAAAAGCTCCCATGGCACCTTTTTTGGGTGTAACTTGTCCTCTCTCCCATTTTCATCCCTGAAGCTTGTCCAGAGGGGCGGTTTGGGGCACGCTGTGAGGAGCTCTGTGACTGTGGGGACAGTGTCTCGTGCCACCACATCACCGGCGCTTGTGACTGCCCCCGTGGCTGGAGAGGCCGGCGCTGTGAGAAGGGTGAGGAACATCTCTGGGCAGGGGGAACCCAGGGAAACTGAGGCTCCTACAGAgtctggggggggagggaagcttcatttttaataagaatTACAAATTGTGGTAAAACATTTTGAGGCTGTGACACAAggtgctgccaggctggctcGGCACTGTGGGCGAGcactggggctgcccctggggCTCTGATGCCTTTCAGGCATTAACCATAACTTAAGACCCAGGCAGGAGGCTCACATCTCAATGTTTGTTTTCCCacagcctgcctgccaggttcCTTTGGGAAGAACTGTGCCAGCCGCTGCACCTGTCCCCTGGGAGTGCCCTGCCACCACGTCACCGGCCAGTGCGGCTGCCCCCCGGGACTGACCGGCTCTGGATGTGAAAAATGTACGGAGACGGCAGGGATCctctcacagctctgctgacagGCTCTGGAGATGGCAGGGATCctctcacagctctgctgacagGCTCTGGAGATGGCAGGGATCctctcacagctctgctgacagGCTCTGGAGATGGCAGGGATCctctcacagctctgctgacagGCTCTGGGAACGTGACGGGTCAAGCAATTCCTACAGAAAatacaggggggaaaaagagcGAGAGCTGTGCCAAGGAGCAACTCCCAGTCTGGCAGCTGGGTGCATGCCTGCGGAATGTtagcagggcagagggagccaaATGGGAAATCAGAGCTGGGTATTTATCCAGAGGATTAGCAGTAAATCAGTATTAAAATGAGCTCCTGTGAGTATGAGCAAGTCTGGAAGAGACAGAGGCATGTGAGCACATTCCTTACCCAGAGGACAGGGCTGGATTTGCTGTGTCCGTGTGTGGAGTTTGCGGAAATGCGAGGGCAGGTAGGGCTGGCACAGAAAACAGCATCTAATACCTTTAAGTACTTGGTTTTCCTTTAAATCCAAGTCTTTCCTGGAGTCAGGGAAGCTTTTGCATGTGGGTCCCTTTGCTTTTTGGGTGGCAGAGAACTTTTGCTGTCATAAAAAGCTCCCTAAATCctgactaaaaataaaaaaaaaaaaaagaaaagccttgcACAGAGGGGTGGGATAGCTCCTGACCACCTTGGTGCCCCCTCTCCTAACAGCCTGCCTGCCTGGAACCTTCGGAGAGGGCTGTGCTCAGATCTGCCAGTGTTCTGGAGCCACCCAGGAATGTCACCCGGTCACCGGTGCCTGTGTCTGTGCCCCCGGCTTCCATGGCCCCTCCTGCCAGCTGGGTGAGTCCTGCTCCGGTCCCTCTGTGTCCCTTTTGCAGGTTGTCCCATCCCAAAGTCCTGGTGCTGTGAGtgatgtatgtgtgtgtgtgtgtgtgtgtgtgtgagctcCTGCAGCTTGTTCAGCTGTGGGTGCtttggagctgctctgtgtgacaGAGTGGATCAGAGCTCCAAGGACAGTGCCAGCCTGGCACAGACCCgctcccagcagagctctctgcctcctctctggggaagcagccgTACCAACACACCTGTGGGTTTTCCCAGGATGTCTGGACCTCGAGCTGTACTTTTAGACGCAGAGGCCGCTGTTTCTTCTCCCCCCAGAGTGCTCCCCTGGGTGGTACGGCCGTGACTGTGAGAGGCCGTGCCAGTGCAAGAACGGGGCCCGGTGTGACCCTGCCACGGGGATGTGCCACTGCCCGCCCGGCTACATCGGCGCCGACTGCGGCATCGGTGAGTGCCGGCTCAGCCGGAGGGGTGGGAGGCGTGGGAGCCTCCTCAGGGGGAGGGGAGCGCTGGGAGCTCTCCCACTTCccacctgccagccctgctttgGCCTGACCAAGGTTTTCCTCCTGCAGGATGTCCCGCTGGCCGCTATGGGCAGGACTGTGCGGGGCTGTGCTCCTGTGGGGCCGGCGCTCCCTGTCACCCCGTCACCGGGGACTGTGTTTGCCCACCCGGCAGAGC
Above is a window of Pseudopipra pipra isolate bDixPip1 chromosome 22, bDixPip1.hap1, whole genome shotgun sequence DNA encoding:
- the MEGF6 gene encoding multiple epidermal growth factor-like domains protein 6 isoform X1, with translation MRGTGCGASVTRALWVTGASPSRSGAVRSGGCRHCRLPRAVLGTRCRHRHAQELHQVVWRRILMYPQSNRICGPTAVSWSSCEANPGQRVLYYTGYRQLYQLRSHTTYRCCPGWSQLAGEDGCLHPACGYRVCLNGGSCREGSSQLCHCSSGFQGPRCQHDVDECQVHNGGCQQRCVNTLGSYYCECRPGSRLHADGRTCIAVNSCALNNGGCEHDCVQVTLAQHRCQCRHNFQLQEDGKRCVLRNPCADGNGGCQHRCHGHRGRARCECHPGYRLGPDGKACQDVNECLTGLAMCSHQCLNTRGSFKCTCNPGYELGADGKQCYRIEMEIVNSCEANNGGCSHVCHHTSSGPVCTCNFGFRLEEDQKSCTDINECDTGSHCCHQDCYNYPGGYECSCHAGYRLSTDGCGCDDVDECSSNNGGCEHMCQNQPGSFQCGCEIGHKLDEDRRSCISLEDTVEALDGRRPVIRPIPHVAILRDEFTQLFNDDYEEEEEEEMEARGEHTLSEKFVCLERTFGPDCSLTCEDCANGAACNTEGTGCDCPAGWTGTLCNQTCPAGTFGSNCSQSCRCQNGGSCDPTTGACRCPPGVAGELCQDGCPKGFFGKQCRKKCNCANRGRCHRIYGACLCDPGLYGRYCHLACPRWAFGAGCSEECRCVQPHTRDCDRRDGSCHCKPGYRGERCETSCDPGYYGDGCKKKCGCSPGVSCDPVTGECQKECPPGYHGENCDQECPQGTFGAGCRWPCACGGAPCDQSTGQCHCPPGWMGHDCGQACPEGHWGPGCQEICPDCANAARCDPATGACVCPPGYTGQRCQDVCPPGWFGSDCQLSCSCGNEGHCHPVTGMCSCPPGWMGHNCQRACDVGRWGPDCAHTCNCSNSDGSCSAETGQCLCDAGYTGGHCEHKCPEGWFGLSCRHQCQCENGAACDHVSGACTCSPGWRGTFCEHTCPDGFYGLECRQSCDCLNGAHCDPVTGQCQCPPGWTGPRCGQACQENRYGQNCSQTCHCFNNATCSHVSGRCLCAAGWMGPTCQQACPAGSFGKNCLQRCLCQNGGTCDPATGVCTCPTGWTGLACELACAQGQHGADCQQRCECQHGGLCERRTGQCLCQPGWTGDKCESPCPEGRFGARCEELCDCGDSVSCHHITGACDCPRGWRGRRCEKACLPGSFGKNCASRCTCPLGVPCHHVTGQCGCPPGLTGSGCEKSCLPGTFGEGCAQICQCSGATQECHPVTGACVCAPGFHGPSCQLECSPGWYGRDCERPCQCKNGARCDPATGMCHCPPGYIGADCGIGCPAGRYGQDCAGLCSCGAGAPCHPVTGDCVCPPGRAGPTCEQGCEKHRYGVGCQQTCSCHNGGLCDAADGSCSCAPGWTGKFCELECPPGRFGADCQLQCPCLHNGTCDPGTGTCHCPAGHYGPLCEHSCPAGFHGVGCRERCDCEHGAGCDPASGRCRCPAGLRGERCHAGCKEGTYGEGCQRLCDCAGDVPCDPATGQCLCPPGKTGPTCTADCRPTHFGPDCHLTCQCAPSSSYCNARNGQCLCLDGHTGPTCREATQSLAPTRSPPPLEGLWLAEH